From one Verrucomicrobiota bacterium genomic stretch:
- a CDS encoding GspE/PulE family protein: MDNFLDKLFASVAPDLPEAIAGLHVDKKIELLAEKLNADINGAYEWLSNATQMPFQPKFSVSQGVTSILPEKLILEYSCLPIDLGEGQKQGLVFGWPPDGNMKKWIKASSTKDFQYCLGPAADIRKFINERFGVGAGSFLDGAADGVGLVEKKEVEQEDEDAVVIKFVNELIKQALRDRATDIHFEPQKNSLQIRYRIDGALVPVSLPPNLVLFQSAIISRLKIMAKLNISEKRRPQDGRIAFRSGDTSIDIRVSTLPITYGESISLRLLNLGEAPVQLEKMGLGEKEFDQVVNAITRPHGIVLVTGPTGSGKSTMLNACIRKIEDPEIRIITVEDPVEYEIAGINQCQVQSDIGMTFASALRSILRQDPDVVMIGEIRDGETADIAIRASITGHLVLSTLHTNDAAGAVSRLCDMGLEPFLLASSLQLVVAQRLVRRICPHCATKANYTPEQLDYALRALRVHNHKDELQFLDKIMVGKGCDKCKNGFKGRLAVHEILVISDKIQQCIIKNAPAREIRRVAISEGMRTLQECSWDHVKKGETTLDEVMQFADKNNMDDEES, from the coding sequence ATGGACAATTTTTTAGATAAACTCTTCGCCTCGGTAGCACCGGATTTACCAGAGGCGATCGCGGGGCTTCACGTCGACAAAAAAATCGAACTGCTCGCGGAAAAGTTAAATGCGGATATTAACGGCGCATACGAGTGGCTGTCCAATGCGACACAGATGCCGTTTCAGCCCAAATTCTCTGTTTCGCAAGGTGTGACGTCGATCTTGCCTGAAAAGCTCATTTTGGAGTATTCTTGCTTACCAATTGATCTGGGCGAAGGTCAAAAACAAGGGCTCGTTTTTGGCTGGCCTCCGGATGGGAATATGAAGAAATGGATTAAAGCTTCTTCAACAAAAGATTTTCAGTACTGCCTCGGACCAGCCGCGGATATTCGAAAATTCATTAACGAGCGTTTCGGTGTTGGCGCGGGAAGCTTTTTAGATGGTGCTGCCGATGGCGTTGGGCTCGTCGAAAAGAAAGAAGTTGAACAGGAGGACGAAGATGCGGTCGTGATCAAGTTCGTCAATGAGCTGATCAAACAGGCATTACGCGATCGCGCGACCGATATTCACTTCGAGCCGCAAAAAAACTCCTTACAGATTCGCTACCGAATCGACGGTGCACTGGTTCCCGTCAGCTTACCCCCAAACCTCGTGCTTTTTCAGTCAGCGATTATCTCGCGATTGAAAATCATGGCGAAGCTCAATATTTCGGAAAAACGTCGTCCACAAGATGGACGTATCGCGTTTCGCTCCGGTGATACCTCGATCGACATCCGTGTTTCGACACTTCCGATTACCTATGGCGAGAGCATTAGCTTACGTCTACTCAATCTTGGTGAAGCGCCGGTACAACTCGAGAAAATGGGCCTTGGCGAGAAGGAATTCGATCAAGTTGTTAACGCGATTACCCGTCCTCACGGAATTGTCTTGGTGACCGGTCCCACGGGATCCGGAAAATCGACGATGTTGAACGCATGCATCCGAAAAATCGAAGACCCGGAAATCCGCATTATTACAGTCGAAGACCCAGTCGAGTACGAAATCGCGGGAATCAATCAGTGTCAGGTTCAGTCCGATATTGGGATGACGTTTGCGAGTGCATTGCGTTCGATCTTACGTCAGGACCCCGATGTCGTGATGATCGGTGAGATTCGCGATGGCGAGACCGCTGACATCGCAATCCGTGCTTCGATTACGGGACACCTTGTCTTGAGTACCCTCCATACAAATGATGCGGCCGGAGCGGTTTCCCGTCTTTGCGATATGGGGCTTGAGCCATTTCTCCTGGCCTCTTCGTTGCAACTTGTCGTTGCGCAACGTCTTGTTCGACGGATTTGTCCGCACTGCGCCACTAAAGCCAACTACACGCCGGAACAACTCGATTACGCACTTCGTGCGCTTCGTGTCCATAATCACAAAGATGAACTACAGTTTTTGGATAAGATTATGGTCGGTAAAGGGTGTGACAAGTGTAAAAACGGATTCAAGGGTCGGCTCGCGGTCCATGAAATTCTAGTCATCAGCGACAAAATCCAGCAGTGTATTATCAAAAACGCCCCGGCTCGCGAGATTCGACGGGTTGCGATTTCGGAGGGAATGCGAACACTCCAAGAATGTTCCTGGGATCACGTCAAGAAAGGCGAGACGACGCTCGACGAGGTCATGCAGTTTGCCGATAAAAACAATATGGACGACGAGGAATCGTAA
- a CDS encoding phospho-sugar mutase has protein sequence MDLRLEAAVTAGFLLPEAAKNCEAWLHDLPEWGQQSIEECIVQKRWDELNNRFFQNLAFGTGGMRSRTIAEYVTKAEQGIGSAFEAPEHAAVGSAYLNDFNIARATIALFRYCKTQDTNGLRLVIAHDVRHFSEKFAQITARIWNLLGGKALLFEGPRSTPQLSFSVRKYRAIAGIVITASHNPAHDNGYKVYFRDGAQVVDPHASAIIENFKRVSLREAVEVLTTIERQPVALQYFDAEADRAYIQELKTNLFEPETFKKTPIEVVFTPIHGTGDIISVPLLRELGVKVFPVEAQMAHDPRFPTVVSPNPENFEALTLAVQQAKKSGTELVIGTDPDADRIAIAVHDQNGEFVPFTGNLTGALLEEFRLSRMKELGWIPQSGGDNVAFIKTFVTTPLQEKIAQHHGVKCINTLTGFKWIGEKLNDYEQQLQKKLEARQQPKIDYVETPADERRALLLRDSTFFAFGGEESYGYLASNNVRDKDANAAALMICELYAFLRQQGKTLIDFRDELYQKYGYYAESQINLYFEGATGAQKIQNILTSYSQNPPKEIHGVPVAHVTDFTRDTIYDADGKQIPSQSFFILDLADGSRYAVRGSGTEPKIKFYLFGHTPVTTTVEQAMQQTQQSLQDLKTALKTDAYQRAEQKI, from the coding sequence ATGGATCTGCGCTTAGAAGCGGCCGTAACGGCGGGATTTTTATTACCAGAAGCAGCAAAAAACTGCGAGGCCTGGCTGCACGATCTCCCTGAATGGGGACAACAATCCATCGAAGAATGTATCGTTCAAAAGCGCTGGGATGAGCTCAATAATCGTTTCTTTCAAAACCTCGCCTTTGGGACGGGCGGAATGCGGAGCCGTACGATTGCGGAGTATGTTACCAAGGCTGAACAGGGCATCGGATCTGCATTTGAAGCACCGGAACACGCCGCTGTTGGCAGCGCATATTTAAATGATTTCAATATTGCTCGGGCGACAATTGCCCTCTTCCGCTATTGTAAAACGCAGGATACGAATGGCCTCCGACTCGTCATTGCACATGATGTGCGTCATTTTTCCGAAAAGTTTGCGCAGATTACCGCTCGCATCTGGAACCTCTTAGGCGGGAAAGCGCTACTTTTTGAGGGTCCTCGATCGACGCCACAACTCAGCTTTTCCGTTCGCAAATACCGCGCGATTGCGGGTATTGTGATTACGGCGAGCCATAATCCTGCCCATGACAACGGCTATAAGGTGTATTTCCGGGATGGAGCTCAAGTGGTTGATCCCCATGCCTCGGCGATTATTGAAAACTTTAAAAGGGTTTCACTACGGGAAGCTGTCGAAGTTTTAACGACAATCGAACGTCAACCGGTCGCACTTCAATATTTTGACGCCGAAGCCGATCGTGCCTACATCCAAGAGCTCAAAACAAACCTTTTCGAGCCGGAAACCTTTAAAAAAACACCGATCGAGGTCGTCTTTACACCCATTCATGGCACAGGGGATATCATTTCCGTTCCATTGTTACGTGAGCTGGGCGTTAAAGTTTTTCCAGTTGAAGCTCAGATGGCACATGATCCACGCTTCCCGACGGTCGTCTCTCCAAATCCTGAAAATTTCGAGGCCCTAACGCTCGCCGTTCAACAGGCAAAAAAATCGGGTACGGAACTAGTTATTGGGACAGATCCCGACGCCGATCGCATCGCGATTGCTGTACATGATCAAAATGGAGAATTCGTGCCATTTACTGGTAACCTCACAGGCGCACTTCTCGAGGAATTTCGTCTGAGTCGGATGAAAGAGTTAGGATGGATTCCACAATCGGGCGGTGATAATGTCGCGTTCATTAAGACCTTTGTTACAACGCCGCTGCAAGAAAAAATCGCTCAACATCACGGCGTGAAGTGCATCAATACGCTGACAGGTTTTAAATGGATCGGCGAAAAGCTCAATGACTACGAGCAGCAACTCCAGAAAAAACTCGAAGCACGCCAACAGCCGAAAATCGACTACGTCGAAACGCCTGCCGACGAACGTCGTGCCCTACTTTTGCGCGATAGTACTTTTTTTGCCTTCGGTGGCGAAGAAAGTTACGGCTACCTCGCCAGTAATAATGTACGCGACAAGGATGCAAACGCCGCTGCCCTGATGATTTGCGAACTCTACGCGTTTTTACGGCAACAAGGGAAAACACTGATTGATTTTCGCGACGAACTCTATCAAAAGTACGGCTACTATGCGGAATCGCAGATCAATCTCTACTTTGAGGGTGCTACGGGCGCGCAAAAAATTCAAAATATTTTAACATCCTACTCTCAAAATCCCCCCAAGGAAATCCATGGAGTTCCGGTTGCGCATGTCACGGATTTCACCCGCGATACGATCTACGATGCCGATGGGAAACAAATTCCGTCGCAATCTTTCTTTATCTTGGATCTCGCTGATGGGAGCCGTTACGCCGTTCGAGGTAGTGGTACAGAGCCGAAAATTAAGTTTTATCTCTTTGGTCACACACCCGTAACGACAACTGTCGAGCAAGCGATGCAGCAGACGCAGCAATCACTTCAAGACCTGAAAACAGCGCTCAAGACCGATGCCTACC